TGCAACGGCAGCAGATCCAGCGCCTGCTCTGCCTGCGCGGCAGCCTCGACGAGCTGGTCATCGACGTGCCACATGTCGCGCGGATTCCATAACGTCACGGTCAGCAGCGGCCAGGGCTGAAGGTCGTCTGCGCTGTCGAACGTCATCCGGGAAGTGTCGCTGCTGAGTTCGATGCCGGCGAGCGGGCCGGCCTGCGGCGTCTGCACCATGAAGTTCCCCGCAGAGACGTTCAGTAGGGACGCGAGCTCCTCGACCGGTGCGTGATCGAGTCGGAAGGCGATCGCCAACCGGTCCGGCTCGCTCTCCTTGGGCCGCGGAACGCAGAAACTGAACCAATGCAGCCGGGCATCCAGGCGCCGGTACCAATCGTGATCGTGCGACCGCAGCGCGTTGGCGACCTCGAACGGCTGCATCCGGTCGGTCATGAGCCCACGTACGCCGCGAGGTACTCCCCCGTCAGCGTTGATCGCCCGGCGACCAGGTCAGCAGGGCTGCCCTCGAAAACGATCCGCCCGCCGTCGTGGCCCGCGCCCGGCCCGAGATCGATGATCCAGTCGGCGTGCGACATCACCGCCTGGTGATGCTCGATGACGATCACTGACTTGCCCGAGTCCACCAACCGATCCAACAGGGCCAGCAGCCGTTCGACGTCGGCCAGATGCAGACCGGTCGTCGGCTCATCCAGGACGTAGATGTCGGCCTGCTCCCCCATCTGGGCGGCGAGCTTCAGGCGTTGCCGCTCACCGCCGGACAAGGTGGTCAAGGGTTGTCCCAGCGTGACGTAACCGAGTCCGACATCGGTCAGTCGCGCCAGGATCCGTTCTGCCGCAGGCAGTTTCACCTCAGCGCAGAAGGGCTCTGCCTCGCCCGCGGACATCTCCAACACGTCCGCGATGGAGCGCCCACCGAGCAGGTAACCCAGCACCTCCGGTTGGAAGCGGCGGCCCTCACAGTCCTCGCAGACCGTGCTCACCCCGGCCATCATGCCCAGGTCGGTGTAGATCACCCCGGCACCACCGCAGGTCGGACAGGCACCTTCGGAGTTCGCGCTGAACAGTGCCGGCTTGACCCCGTTGGCCTTGGCGAACGCCTTGCGCAACGGCTCGAGCAGACCGGTGTACGTCGCTGGGTTGGATCGGCGCGACCGGCGGATCGGCGTCTGGTCGACCACGACGACGCCGTCCCGCCCCGTCAGGGAACCCTCGATCAAGGAGCTCTTGCCCGATCCCGCGACGCCGGTCACTACGACCAGGACCCCGAGCGGGATGTCGACGTCGACGTCCCGCAGGTTGTGCGCGTGGGCGCCGCGGATCGGCAGGGTGCCGCGTGCTCGCCGTACGTCGACCTTCAGGCTCGCTCGATCGTCCAGGTGCCGCCCGGTGACGGTCCCAGACGACTTCAGCCCGGCCACTGTTCCCTCGAAGGTCACTGTGCCACCGGATGATCCAGCTCCCGGTCCCAGGTCGATGACCTGGTCGGCGATGGCGATCAGCTCCGGTTTGTGCTCGACCACCAGCACCGTGTTGCCCTTGTCCCGCAGTTGCAGCAGCAGCTCGTTCATCCGCTGGATGTCGTGCGGATGCAACCCGACCGACGGTTCGTCGAAGACATAGCTGATGTCGGTCAGCGGGGAACCGAGGTGCCGGATCATCTTGACCCGCTGCGCCTCTCCCCCGGACAACGTGCCCGCCGGCCGGTCCAGCGACAGATAGCCCAACCCGATCCGGTCGAACGCGTCGAGGCTGTCGCGTAGGGCATCCAGCAGCGGTCCGACCGACGGTTCGTCCAGCGAGCGCACCCAGGCGGCCAGGTCGCTGATCTGCATCGCGCAGGCGTCGGCAATGCTGGTCTGGCCGATCCGCGAGGTGCGCGCCGGCTCGGCGAGGCGGGTCCCGTCGCACTCGGGGCAGGTGGAGAAGGTGATGGCCCGGTCGACGAAGGCGCGGATGTGCGGCTGCATCGACTCGCGGTCCTTGGACAGCATGGACTTGGTGATCTTGGGGATCAGCCCTTCGTAGGTGACGTTGATGCCGTCGACCTTGATCCGGGTGGGCTCCTTGTGCAGCAGTGCGTCCAACTGCTTGGCGGTGAACGTGGCGATCGGCTTGTCGGCCGGGAAGAAGCCGCAGCCCTTGAAGATCCGCCCGTACCACCCGTCCATCGAGTAGCCGGGGATCTTCAGCGCGCCATCCTCCAGCGACAGCTTGTCGTCATAGAGCGCTGTGAGGTCGAAGTCGGAGACGCTGCCGCGGCCTTCGCAGCGCGGACACATCCCGCCCAGCCGGGAGAAGGTCGCCTTCGTCGCCCGCTTCGTACCGACACTGATCGCTCCCGAGCCATGCACCGTCGGGGTGTTGAAGGAGTACGCCGGCGGCCCGCCGATGTGCGGAACTGCGAGGCGGGAGAACAGGATTCGTAGCATCGCGTTCGTGTCGGTCACCGTGCCGACGGTTGAGCGTGGATCAGAGCCGATGCGTTCCTGAGACACGATGATCGCGGTCGTCAGGCCGTCCAGGACGTCAACGTCGGGCCGTGCCAGGGTGGGCATGAAGCCCTGCACGAAGGCGCTGTAGGTCTCGTTGATCAGACGCTGCGACTCGGCGGCGATCGTGCCGAAGACCAGGGAACTCTTGCCCGACCCGGACACGCCCGTGAAGACCGTCAGGCGGCGCTTGGGGATGGTCACACTCACGTCGCGCAGGTTGTTGACCCGAGCACCGTGCACGGTGATCACGTCATGTTGGTCGGCCGGGGCGGTTGACTGTCCGGAGCGCGTCATGTGGCCATGATGGTGGGCATGTTGTCTTCCGTGCGACCCCGCCGCGCCGAGATCACCGGCCGCCACGTCCTGATCACCGGTGCCGCCAGTGGCATCGGCCGGGCCGTCGCCGAGAACCTCGCCGCTCGCGGTGCCGTGCTGCACCTGACCGATCTCGACGC
The window above is part of the Branchiibius hedensis genome. Proteins encoded here:
- a CDS encoding ATP-binding cassette domain-containing protein, producing the protein MTRSGQSTAPADQHDVITVHGARVNNLRDVSVTIPKRRLTVFTGVSGSGKSSLVFGTIAAESQRLINETYSAFVQGFMPTLARPDVDVLDGLTTAIIVSQERIGSDPRSTVGTVTDTNAMLRILFSRLAVPHIGGPPAYSFNTPTVHGSGAISVGTKRATKATFSRLGGMCPRCEGRGSVSDFDLTALYDDKLSLEDGALKIPGYSMDGWYGRIFKGCGFFPADKPIATFTAKQLDALLHKEPTRIKVDGINVTYEGLIPKITKSMLSKDRESMQPHIRAFVDRAITFSTCPECDGTRLAEPARTSRIGQTSIADACAMQISDLAAWVRSLDEPSVGPLLDALRDSLDAFDRIGLGYLSLDRPAGTLSGGEAQRVKMIRHLGSPLTDISYVFDEPSVGLHPHDIQRMNELLLQLRDKGNTVLVVEHKPELIAIADQVIDLGPGAGSSGGTVTFEGTVAGLKSSGTVTGRHLDDRASLKVDVRRARGTLPIRGAHAHNLRDVDVDIPLGVLVVVTGVAGSGKSSLIEGSLTGRDGVVVVDQTPIRRSRRSNPATYTGLLEPLRKAFAKANGVKPALFSANSEGACPTCGGAGVIYTDLGMMAGVSTVCEDCEGRRFQPEVLGYLLGGRSIADVLEMSAGEAEPFCAEVKLPAAERILARLTDVGLGYVTLGQPLTTLSGGERQRLKLAAQMGEQADIYVLDEPTTGLHLADVERLLALLDRLVDSGKSVIVIEHHQAVMSHADWIIDLGPGAGHDGGRIVFEGSPADLVAGRSTLTGEYLAAYVGS